The following proteins are encoded in a genomic region of Helicobacter macacae MIT 99-5501:
- the rplM gene encoding 50S ribosomal protein L13 yields MTKSINASEVVREWHLLDAKDKTFGRLITQIATLLRGKHKPSFTPNVDCGDFVVVVNATKVAFSGMKLQDKEYFTHSGYFGSTKSKTLQEMLEKSPQKLYYLAVRGMLPKTKLGRAMIKKLKVYAGEEHPHTAQIAKSSSKNTNKTSKDK; encoded by the coding sequence ATGACAAAATCCATAAACGCTAGTGAAGTCGTGCGTGAGTGGCATTTGCTTGATGCAAAAGACAAGACTTTCGGACGGCTAATCACCCAAATCGCTACACTTTTGCGAGGCAAGCATAAGCCCTCATTCACGCCCAATGTGGATTGTGGAGATTTCGTAGTAGTGGTAAATGCTACAAAGGTGGCTTTCTCTGGTATGAAGCTACAAGATAAGGAGTATTTCACGCATTCTGGCTACTTTGGTAGCACCAAGTCAAAGACACTCCAAGAAATGCTAGAAAAAAGCCCACAAAAGCTATACTATCTAGCAGTGCGCGGAATGCTACCCAAAACAAAACTTGGACGAGCTATGATAAAAAAGCTAAAAGTCTATGCAGGCGAGGAGCACCCACACACTGCCCAAATCGCCAAAAGTAGCTCAAAAAACACAAATAAAACAAGCAAAGACAAATAA
- a CDS encoding 4-hydroxy-3-methylbut-2-enyl diphosphate reductase, whose protein sequence is MEVLLAEKHGFCFGVRRAIKIAEKNKGAHTLGPLIHNYQEINRLKRDFSVGLHENFREAIDNQKEGSTLIIRTHGIPKDDLEEIQKKDFNLVDATCPFVTKPQQIAQEMSDEGYKIVIFGDIEHPEIKGVMSYANGGAIVISSPSELETIKLPRKVALISQTTKQIQAFSQIASFLIAKCQEVRIFNTICNATFDNQNAARELSQKVDIMIVVGGKTSSNTKQLLHIAKQNCEDSYLVEDESEVKKEWFGGKKTCGITAGASTPDWIVQKVREYIEGI, encoded by the coding sequence ATGGAAGTGCTACTTGCTGAAAAACACGGATTTTGCTTTGGTGTGAGGAGGGCGATAAAAATCGCAGAGAAAAACAAAGGCGCACACACTCTAGGTCCACTCATACACAATTACCAAGAAATCAACCGATTGAAGCGGGATTTTAGCGTAGGCTTGCACGAGAATTTTAGAGAAGCAATCGATAATCAAAAAGAGGGAAGCACGCTTATTATCCGCACGCACGGGATTCCTAAAGATGATTTAGAGGAGATTCAAAAAAAAGATTTTAATCTTGTCGATGCGACTTGCCCGTTTGTAACCAAGCCTCAACAAATCGCTCAAGAAATGAGTGATGAGGGGTATAAAATCGTGATTTTTGGGGATATAGAGCACCCAGAGATAAAAGGCGTGATGAGCTATGCAAATGGCGGTGCGATAGTGATTTCAAGCCCTAGCGAACTAGAAACGATAAAGCTCCCGCGCAAAGTCGCCCTCATCTCTCAAACCACAAAACAAATCCAAGCCTTTAGCCAAATCGCTTCTTTTCTCATCGCCAAATGCCAAGAAGTGCGGATTTTTAATACAATCTGCAATGCCACTTTTGACAATCAAAACGCCGCACGAGAGCTAAGCCAAAAAGTAGACATTATGATAGTCGTGGGTGGCAAGACTTCATCAAACACCAAGCAACTGCTACATATCGCCAAACAAAATTGCGAGGATAGCTACCTAGTCGAAGATGAAAGCGAAGTCAAAAAGGAGTGGTTTGGTGGGAAAAAGACTTGTGGAATCACAGCGGGGGCTAGCACACCTGATTGGATTGTCCAAAAAGTGCGCGAATATATTGAGGGGATTTGA
- the aroA gene encoding 3-phosphoshikimate 1-carboxyvinyltransferase, which produces MIRISPKAKSHFCLELDSIAPDKSISHRSAMFALLCDKPSIVRNYLQAGDTISTLNIAKSLGLSVESSVDSSGLSVMRLTPPKKFIEPNCVLDCGNAGTAMRLYIGLLAGLAGSEKMPKESNVDSSDSSEKSGFYCVLSGDRYLCARPMNRVILPLRSIGASIFSRYGGLAPLSIIAKRLEGFSYTSQIASAQVKSAMILSALHAKSPSVYIEPTLTRAHTETMLAGMNAPIKVESLAKADSCEFDNADSSPKNLSGRKIYISPLSHALEPLDFAVPADPSSAFYFALAAAITPNSEVLLKNVALNPTRIEAYKVLEKMGAKIRYENVKTQYEEVGDIYVASGTLAGVKVEENIAWLIDELPALSIAMALANGVSEVKNAKELRVKESDRIKAVLQNLSALGVGYEEREDGYIIYGGGFFSDNKKGDFDKSGQGGHREQIPQIKSFGDHRIAMSFAIAGLITPLQIDDESCMNISFPNFLEILSQIAEIQIAK; this is translated from the coding sequence ATGATACGCATTTCCCCCAAAGCAAAATCACATTTTTGCTTAGAGCTAGACTCTATCGCCCCTGATAAATCTATCTCGCATAGAAGTGCTATGTTTGCCTTGCTTTGTGATAAGCCAAGTATCGTGCGCAACTATTTGCAAGCTGGTGATACCATTAGCACATTAAATATTGCTAAGTCTTTGGGGTTAAGCGTAGAATCTAGTGTAGATTCTAGTGGCTTAAGTGTGATGAGGCTTACCCCACCAAAGAAATTTATCGAGCCAAATTGCGTGCTTGATTGTGGTAATGCAGGGACAGCTATGCGGCTATATATCGGGCTTTTGGCAGGGCTAGCAGGAAGTGAGAAAATGCCAAAAGAATCTAATGTGGATTCTAGCGACTCTAGTGAAAAGAGCGGGTTTTATTGTGTGCTAAGTGGGGATAGATACCTTTGCGCTCGCCCGATGAATCGCGTGATATTGCCCCTTAGGAGTATCGGTGCTAGTATCTTTAGTCGCTATGGTGGGCTAGCACCGCTTAGTATCATCGCTAAGAGGCTAGAGGGCTTTAGCTACACTAGCCAAATAGCAAGTGCACAAGTAAAATCTGCTATGATTCTCTCCGCCCTGCACGCAAAATCCCCAAGCGTATATATCGAGCCAACCCTCACTCGCGCACATACCGAGACAATGCTAGCAGGTATGAACGCACCTATAAAGGTAGAAAGTCTAGCCAAAGCAGATTCTTGCGAATTTGACAATGCGGACTCTAGCCCAAAAAATTTAAGCGGACGCAAAATCTATATTTCCCCTTTATCTCACGCTTTAGAGCCGCTAGATTTTGCCGTGCCTGCTGACCCATCAAGTGCGTTTTATTTCGCACTTGCAGCAGCTATAACGCCAAATAGTGAAGTGCTACTAAAAAATGTCGCCCTAAATCCCACGCGCATAGAAGCATACAAAGTGCTAGAAAAAATGGGCGCGAAAATCCGCTATGAAAATGTAAAAACACAATACGAGGAAGTGGGCGACATATATGTGGCTAGTGGCACTCTCGCAGGGGTAAAAGTAGAGGAAAATATCGCGTGGCTTATCGATGAGCTACCCGCGCTTAGTATCGCTATGGCTTTGGCAAATGGCGTAAGTGAAGTAAAAAATGCAAAAGAACTGCGCGTAAAAGAAAGCGATAGAATCAAAGCGGTATTGCAAAATCTATCCGCGCTTGGCGTAGGATATGAGGAGAGGGAAGATGGCTATATCATCTATGGTGGAGGGTTTTTTAGCGATAATAAAAAGGGCGATTTTGACAAGAGCGGGCAAGGAGGGCATAGAGAGCAGATTCCACAAATCAAATCTTTTGGCGACCACAGAATCGCTATGAGTTTTGCTATCGCGGGACTTATCACTCCATTGCAAATTGATGATGAATCTTGTATGAATATTTCTTTTCCTAATTTTTTGGAGATTTTATCTCAAATCGCAGAAATACAGATTGCAAAATAG
- the rpsI gene encoding 30S ribosomal protein S9, translating into MAKKIYATGKRKSAIAKVWLKSGSGKLIINGVTLDMWLGGHEAIKKKVLQPLVLTKQEKSVDIEASAFGGGYSAQAEALRHGISKALNSYDIAFRAVLKPKGLLTRDSRVVERKKYGKRKARRSPQFSKR; encoded by the coding sequence ATGGCAAAAAAAATCTACGCAACAGGCAAACGAAAGAGCGCAATCGCTAAAGTCTGGCTAAAATCTGGTAGTGGCAAGCTAATCATCAATGGCGTAACGCTAGATATGTGGCTAGGCGGACACGAAGCGATAAAGAAAAAAGTCCTACAACCGCTTGTGCTAACCAAGCAAGAAAAATCCGTAGATATTGAAGCTAGTGCTTTTGGTGGTGGGTATTCTGCACAAGCAGAGGCTTTGAGACACGGGATTTCTAAAGCTCTAAATAGCTATGATATTGCTTTCCGCGCTGTGCTTAAGCCAAAAGGCTTGCTTACGCGCGATTCTCGCGTGGTAGAGCGCAAAAAATACGGCAAACGAAAAGCCCGCAGAAGCCCTCAATTCTCCAAGAGATAA
- the pheS gene encoding phenylalanine--tRNA ligase subunit alpha produces MAVFDKAFGEVWDRLKSAQNLQDLENLRIEILGKKGILTEQFALLRELSQEEKKQKAKELNALKDEFESIYTTQKQKLESAKLHASLEGEKIDVSLFSGTQRRSVGHPINYTKDKIIQYFISMGYELCEGPLVEDDFHNFTALNIPQYHPAREMQDTFYFNDSKLLRTHTSPVQIRTMLSQKPPIKMICPGATFRRDYDLTHSPMFHQIEGLLVDEVGKVSFAHLKYVLENFLRFMFGEVKVRFRSSFFPFTEPSAEVDISCVFCGGDGCRVCSHSGWLEVLGCGLVNDNVFKAVGYENVSGFAFGMGIERLCMLSLGISDMRSLYENDLALLEQF; encoded by the coding sequence ATGGCTGTTTTTGATAAGGCTTTTGGTGAGGTTTGGGATAGGCTAAAGTCTGCCCAAAATCTGCAAGATTTGGAAAATCTGCGCATAGAGATTTTGGGCAAAAAGGGGATTTTGACAGAGCAGTTTGCACTTCTTAGAGAGCTAAGCCAAGAGGAAAAAAAGCAAAAAGCAAAAGAGCTAAACGCACTTAAAGATGAATTTGAATCCATATACACTACACAAAAGCAAAAGCTAGAATCTGCCAAACTTCACGCTTCGCTAGAGGGCGAAAAAATCGATGTGAGTTTGTTTAGTGGCACGCAAAGGCGCAGTGTGGGACACCCGATAAACTACACCAAAGACAAGATTATCCAATACTTTATAAGTATGGGCTATGAGCTGTGTGAGGGACCGCTAGTAGAAGATGATTTTCACAACTTCACCGCGCTAAATATCCCCCAATACCACCCTGCACGAGAAATGCAAGATACTTTTTATTTCAATGATTCTAAACTACTTCGCACGCATACTTCGCCTGTGCAAATCCGCACAATGCTATCGCAAAAGCCACCTATCAAAATGATTTGTCCGGGAGCGACTTTTAGACGAGATTATGACTTGACACATTCGCCTATGTTTCATCAAATCGAGGGGCTTCTAGTCGATGAGGTGGGCAAAGTGAGCTTTGCTCATCTCAAATATGTGCTAGAGAATTTTTTGCGATTTATGTTTGGCGAAGTAAAAGTGCGATTTCGCTCATCATTTTTTCCATTTACAGAGCCAAGTGCGGAAGTAGATATTTCGTGCGTTTTTTGCGGAGGAGATGGCTGCCGCGTGTGCTCTCATAGTGGCTGGCTAGAAGTGCTTGGCTGTGGGCTTGTCAATGATAATGTATTTAAAGCTGTGGGGTATGAAAATGTGAGTGGGTTTGCCTTTGGTATGGGGATTGAGCGGCTTTGTATGCTAAGTCTTGGGATTAGCGATATGCGTAGCTTGTATGAGAATGATTTAGCCCTTTTAGAGCAGTTTTAG
- the ytpR gene encoding YtpR family tRNA-binding protein → MIISTYLLSQFVNLEGYDIDKITKVLNDIGIEVEKVWKLQVSKRVVVGKVVSKSPHPNADKLSVCQVDIGSQTLQIVCGAKNVAQNQFVALALEGAKLPPKDEKSAFFEIKQSVLRGVTSYGMICSSSEIGCAKTNDGIMVLDSSVGELELGRELSDYPFFNQYFLEVSLTPNRGDCLCVLGIARELAGVFDTYISLPRERESAVALGVGRVLNIIAKCNIDSLLLYKVAKIEKVYPSIIEEIILSYNGLLSKSILENHKNFTIFMTGVLLDIYALPSNTVLPATLKVQKDEKGFECVYDKEDNKLCVIGVKTSFKGSDFSSDFSIIEEGAKTPNTDSAQSASKSAKSKESNTEVATNSEAINGDASDFAPQKKYELESFVGRDDDEQDSEQDTQDFEDKEEDTSLLVVIQASFLSPHIIAQSLFTHKIPQDKATTYRSIRGANPQLFVGMNFFCEILHSRSDCLLYSGYQELEMQEAKDRIVITASFEAISQAVGKSVSKEQIAQILKQLDFRIEANGEADIFRIIPPAYRHDIHSQQDITEEFLRVYGIANIPLVPYLGIQPHTHTPTLKSYLNKRDLATRALASGFYECIHFLFQQKSTLQEWGYDTLESSLELSNPITTELDTLRSSLLPALFETIKRNQNIGYKNARLFEIGAVYDAKREQKEHFALAVSGLERGESYPYPKGKKWDFYSFCEVLSSIIGEFRLSKPSTPPSQAHPYICAEVFVPSQKSIALDSSQEAQESQAQDNQEKDLEQSSQTLWRKVGIVAKLNPTLQAKLEIDESFFAEIYEIPSLAVSKALPTSRLHANERDITVLIDKDIPFIDIQEAILQAGIENLFKAYPLDIYEKDGFALTIRLVFVPQHSSLSEEELSSRIQAVLALLESTFGAKLKV, encoded by the coding sequence ATGATTATTTCTACTTATCTTTTATCCCAATTTGTAAATCTAGAGGGCTATGACATAGACAAAATCACTAAGGTTCTAAATGATATTGGAATCGAAGTGGAAAAAGTATGGAAACTTCAGGTTTCTAAGCGCGTGGTTGTCGGCAAAGTCGTCTCAAAGTCCCCCCACCCAAATGCAGATAAACTTAGCGTTTGTCAAGTCGATATTGGAAGTCAGACTTTGCAAATCGTATGTGGTGCAAAAAATGTAGCACAAAATCAATTTGTAGCCCTTGCTTTGGAGGGGGCGAAGCTACCACCAAAGGACGAAAAAAGCGCGTTTTTTGAAATCAAGCAAAGTGTGCTAAGAGGGGTAACAAGCTATGGAATGATTTGCTCATCTAGTGAGATAGGCTGCGCTAAGACAAATGATGGCATTATGGTGCTAGATTCTAGTGTGGGTGAGCTAGAGCTTGGCAGGGAGTTAAGCGATTATCCCTTTTTCAATCAATATTTTTTAGAGGTTTCTCTCACGCCAAATCGTGGCGATTGTCTATGCGTGCTAGGTATCGCACGCGAGCTAGCAGGGGTGTTTGACACATATATATCATTGCCAAGAGAGCGAGAAAGCGCGGTAGCACTAGGTGTAGGCAGGGTGCTAAATATCATAGCAAAGTGCAATATCGATTCGCTTTTGCTTTATAAAGTCGCAAAAATAGAAAAAGTCTATCCCTCTATCATTGAGGAGATTATCCTTTCATACAATGGCTTGCTATCCAAAAGTATTCTAGAAAATCACAAAAATTTCACTATCTTTATGACGGGTGTGCTACTTGATATTTACGCACTTCCTAGCAATACCGTGCTACCTGCTACGCTAAAGGTGCAAAAAGATGAAAAAGGCTTTGAGTGTGTCTATGACAAAGAGGATAACAAACTTTGTGTCATAGGGGTAAAAACCTCTTTTAAGGGCTCGGATTTTAGTTCTGATTTTTCTATCATAGAGGAGGGGGCAAAAACGCCAAACACGGATTCTGCCCAAAGTGCTTCTAAAAGCGCGAAATCAAAGGAATCTAATACAGAAGTCGCTACAAATAGCGAAGCGATAAATGGCGATGCGAGCGATTTTGCACCGCAAAAAAAATACGAGCTAGAATCTTTTGTAGGGCGAGATGATGATGAGCAAGATAGCGAGCAAGATACACAAGACTTTGAGGACAAAGAGGAGGATACTTCGCTACTTGTGGTTATCCAAGCGAGTTTCCTCTCTCCTCATATCATAGCCCAAAGCCTTTTCACGCACAAAATCCCCCAAGACAAAGCCACTACTTACCGCTCTATTCGTGGGGCAAACCCACAGCTTTTTGTAGGTATGAATTTCTTTTGTGAGATTTTGCACTCTAGAAGTGATTGTTTGCTTTACTCGGGTTATCAAGAGCTTGAAATGCAAGAAGCAAAAGATAGGATTGTCATCACAGCTTCTTTTGAAGCTATCAGCCAAGCCGTAGGCAAGTCCGTCTCAAAGGAGCAAATCGCACAGATTCTAAAACAGCTAGATTTTCGCATAGAAGCAAATGGCGAGGCGGATATTTTTCGTATCATTCCACCAGCATATCGCCACGATATTCACTCCCAGCAAGACATTACAGAGGAGTTTTTGCGAGTGTATGGCATAGCAAATATTCCTCTTGTGCCATATCTAGGCATACAGCCACATACCCACACACCCACGCTTAAGTCCTATCTAAACAAACGGGATTTAGCCACTCGTGCTTTGGCGAGTGGATTTTATGAGTGCATACATTTTTTGTTTCAGCAAAAAAGCACACTGCAAGAGTGGGGATATGATACGCTAGAGTCCTCCCTAGAGCTTAGCAATCCTATCACAACCGAGCTAGACACGCTTAGAAGTAGCCTCCTCCCTGCACTTTTTGAGACAATCAAGCGCAACCAAAATATAGGCTATAAAAATGCTAGATTGTTTGAAATCGGTGCAGTATATGACGCAAAAAGGGAGCAAAAAGAGCATTTTGCACTTGCGGTAAGTGGGCTAGAAAGAGGGGAATCCTACCCCTACCCAAAAGGAAAAAAATGGGATTTTTATAGCTTTTGTGAAGTGCTATCTAGTATCATCGGTGAGTTTAGACTATCAAAGCCAAGCACTCCACCAAGCCAAGCTCACCCATATATCTGCGCTGAAGTCTTTGTCCCAAGCCAAAAATCTATCGCACTAGATTCTAGCCAAGAAGCCCAAGAATCCCAAGCACAGGACAATCAAGAAAAAGATTTGGAGCAATCTAGCCAAACGCTATGGCGCAAAGTCGGCATAGTAGCCAAGCTAAATCCAACATTGCAAGCAAAGCTAGAAATAGATGAGAGCTTTTTTGCTGAAATTTATGAGATTCCAAGCCTTGCAGTGAGTAAAGCCCTGCCTACTTCGCGCCTGCACGCAAATGAGCGTGATATAACGGTGCTAATAGACAAGGACATTCCTTTCATAGACATACAAGAAGCGATTTTGCAAGCGGGCATAGAAAATCTATTCAAAGCATATCCGCTTGACATTTATGAGAAAGATGGCTTTGCGCTTACTATTAGGCTTGTGTTTGTGCCACAGCATTCTAGCCTTAGCGAGGAGGAGCTATCTAGTCGTATCCAAGCCGTGCTAGCACTCCTAGAATCCACCTTTGGTGCAAAACTAAAAGTATGA
- the xseA gene encoding exodeoxyribonuclease VII large subunit, which translates to MTPLSVSALNTQIKSLIETTFLQVSLEGEISNFTLHSSSGHLYFSLKDEKSVISCVMFRGNAKSLDFTPQNGEKVLLKGTLTVYIPRGSYQIIAQEMRPSGQGELAQKYEALKKSLEKKGYFAKSLNPKPLPAFPKKIALLTSLNGAALQDMLRVANTRWNLVHFVVFDTLVQGGEAKHKIAQNIAYADSFYGSKEAFDIIVLSRGGGSMEDLWAFNEEIVAEAIFRARTPIISAVGHEIDFVISDFVADMRAPTPSACMEMILPDKKEWLIRLDDLAQALDFAFGKRLKKTSEALSDLRLIYESISYETKLKNHTKQLELQKELLNNAINARLKEKSQNLALLSQGFSLDMIFKQKKLILESLKQALLLQNPQNKIKAGYAQISRKGAITPLQDLHIGDEFELCDGKLEAKAKLI; encoded by the coding sequence ATGACACCTTTGAGTGTGAGTGCGCTAAACACACAGATAAAATCCCTCATTGAAACGACATTTTTGCAAGTCTCACTAGAGGGGGAAATCAGCAACTTCACGCTACATAGCTCAAGCGGACATTTATACTTCAGCCTAAAAGACGAAAAAAGCGTGATTTCGTGTGTAATGTTTAGAGGTAATGCAAAAAGCCTAGATTTTACCCCACAAAACGGCGAAAAAGTGCTACTAAAAGGCACACTAACTGTGTATATCCCGCGCGGTAGCTACCAAATCATCGCCCAAGAAATGCGCCCAAGCGGACAAGGCGAGCTAGCTCAAAAATACGAAGCCCTAAAAAAAAGCCTAGAAAAAAAAGGCTACTTTGCAAAATCGCTAAACCCAAAGCCCCTCCCTGCTTTTCCCAAAAAAATCGCCCTGCTTACCTCTCTAAATGGTGCAGCCCTCCAAGATATGCTAAGGGTGGCAAACACTAGGTGGAATCTAGTGCATTTTGTCGTATTTGACACTCTCGTGCAAGGTGGGGAAGCAAAGCACAAAATCGCACAAAATATCGCTTATGCTGATAGCTTCTATGGTAGCAAAGAAGCCTTTGATATTATCGTGCTAAGCAGGGGTGGTGGGAGTATGGAGGATTTGTGGGCTTTTAATGAAGAAATCGTAGCAGAAGCGATATTTCGCGCACGCACGCCTATCATCTCTGCAGTGGGACACGAGATAGATTTTGTCATCAGCGACTTTGTGGCAGATATGCGAGCACCTACACCAAGCGCGTGTATGGAGATGATTTTGCCAGATAAAAAAGAGTGGCTTATAAGACTTGATGATTTAGCCCAAGCACTAGATTTTGCCTTTGGCAAAAGGCTAAAAAAAACGAGCGAGGCTTTGAGCGATTTGCGCTTGATATATGAGTCTATAAGCTATGAGACAAAGCTAAAAAATCACACCAAACAGCTAGAATTGCAAAAAGAATTGCTAAATAATGCGATAAATGCACGGCTAAAAGAAAAATCCCAAAATCTAGCCTTGCTATCTCAAGGTTTTAGTCTAGATATGATTTTTAAGCAAAAAAAACTTATCCTAGAATCGCTAAAGCAAGCCCTGCTTTTGCAAAATCCACAAAACAAAATCAAAGCAGGCTATGCCCAAATCTCACGCAAAGGCGCAATCACTCCATTGCAAGACTTGCATATAGGAGATGAGTTTGAGCTATGTGATGGCAAGCTAGAAGCAAAAGCCAAGCTGATATGA
- the rseP gene encoding RIP metalloprotease RseP yields the protein MIEALLALCFLIFFHELGHFLVAKYFGVFVEVFSIGFGPKICSVQLGETKYAISAIPLGGYVKLKGQDDLRPLHKDFADDSFSTKPAYQKMLILFAGPFFNLLLAFFIYIAVGSMGIKTLSPQIDTPKENSPASLAKLQKGDTILSIDDFQVRSWEDIAQAISNSQKPQSKSSADSPTLTPLRFLIKRESQTFEVIITPQMSLTKNIFNEEVARPIVGIMPSGEVFERKFSPSELVIFAFEECKKSSTLIFEGVKKLIIGTIPLGEVGGVVGIVNIMADIAPSGFVAFGLLVALISINLGILNLLPIPALDGGQMLITIYEAIAKKPINERVLYLITTAGWALLLGLMLLGLYNDFSRIFPESLKSLPRIEP from the coding sequence ATGATAGAAGCACTATTGGCACTTTGTTTTTTGATATTTTTTCACGAGCTAGGACACTTCCTTGTAGCAAAATATTTTGGCGTATTTGTAGAAGTGTTTAGCATAGGATTTGGACCAAAGATATGTAGCGTGCAGCTAGGTGAGACAAAATACGCCATTTCTGCCATACCGCTAGGTGGCTATGTCAAGCTAAAAGGGCAAGATGACTTACGCCCACTTCACAAAGACTTTGCAGATGATAGCTTTAGCACAAAGCCAGCATATCAAAAAATGCTGATTTTGTTTGCAGGACCATTTTTTAATCTCCTCTTAGCGTTTTTTATATACATTGCGGTAGGCTCTATGGGGATAAAGACACTCTCTCCGCAGATAGACACGCCCAAAGAAAACTCACCCGCAAGTCTAGCCAAACTCCAAAAAGGCGATACAATCCTGTCCATAGATGATTTCCAAGTGCGCTCGTGGGAGGATATAGCCCAAGCTATCTCAAACTCACAAAAACCACAATCAAAATCTAGTGCAGATTCTCCCACCCTAACGCCCTTGCGCTTTTTGATAAAAAGAGAATCCCAAACTTTTGAGGTCATCATCACTCCCCAAATGAGCCTTACAAAAAATATCTTTAATGAAGAAGTCGCTCGCCCCATAGTCGGCATAATGCCAAGTGGCGAAGTTTTTGAGCGAAAGTTTAGCCCAAGCGAGCTAGTAATATTTGCATTTGAGGAGTGCAAAAAATCCTCAACTTTGATTTTTGAGGGGGTAAAAAAGCTCATCATCGGCACGATTCCACTTGGCGAAGTGGGTGGAGTGGTAGGCATCGTAAATATTATGGCAGATATTGCACCAAGCGGGTTTGTCGCCTTTGGCTTACTTGTCGCACTTATATCTATAAACTTAGGCATTCTAAACCTATTGCCAATCCCCGCACTTGATGGCGGACAAATGCTTATCACTATCTATGAAGCAATAGCCAAAAAGCCTATAAATGAGCGCGTGCTATACCTCATCACTACCGCAGGCTGGGCATTATTGCTAGGGCTTATGCTACTAGGACTTTACAATGACTTCTCACGCATATTCCCCGAGTCGCTAAAATCCTTGCCACGCATAGAGCCATAA
- the pgsA gene encoding CDP-diacylglycerol--glycerol-3-phosphate 3-phosphatidyltransferase, translating to MKSLPNFLTISRIFLSVFLLFFLLHSDLLLPAWVDKSWVNYFACLIFCIASITDFFDGYIARNFKLESTFGAVFDPLADKMLILSAFIGLLLVGKANAWAVFIILSREFFITGLRVVVASAKSNHNSNFAKNSSPNSTKDSKNTNKAGEHIKASNLGKYKTGVQITAIAFLLAGIFPGGEVLLWLATFITVYSGADYTIKYYKAIS from the coding sequence ATGAAATCCCTGCCAAATTTCCTAACCATTAGTCGAATTTTTTTAAGCGTTTTTTTGCTATTTTTTTTGCTACATAGTGATTTGCTGCTGCCTGCTTGGGTGGATAAAAGCTGGGTAAATTACTTTGCTTGCTTGATTTTTTGTATAGCAAGTATCACAGACTTTTTTGATGGCTACATAGCGCGAAATTTCAAGCTAGAATCCACCTTTGGTGCGGTGTTTGACCCACTAGCAGATAAAATGCTGATTTTGAGTGCATTTATCGGGCTACTACTTGTAGGCAAGGCAAATGCTTGGGCAGTGTTTATTATTTTGAGCAGGGAGTTTTTTATCACAGGCTTGCGAGTGGTGGTAGCTTCTGCAAAATCAAACCACAATAGCAATTTTGCAAAAAATTCTAGCCCAAATTCTACAAAAGATTCTAAAAACACCAACAAAGCAGGCGAGCATATCAAAGCAAGCAATCTAGGCAAATACAAAACAGGAGTGCAAATCACTGCGATTGCGTTTTTGCTAGCAGGTATTTTTCCCGGTGGAGAAGTGCTTTTGTGGCTAGCGACTTTTATCACGGTGTATTCAGGTGCTGACTACACGATAAAATACTACAAAGCCATTTCCTAG